Sequence from the Sphingomonas sp. OV641 genome:
AGGGCCGGGGTAGCGAGCAAGGCAAGGGTCGCCAGCACGGGTACAATACGCAGCTCGATCTCCTCGGGTCGTGTCAATTTTCTACGCGCCGGAAGCGCGCCCCCCTCATCCGCCGAAGCGATAATCGTTGGGTGGCTTGTCCTATCAGTCGCGCTTCGGTTCAAAGCCGGGGAAGAATGGCCTTCATCTGATCGATCTCGCGGCGCTGCCCCTTGATGATTTCGCCGCATAGCGCTTTCAACTCGGGATCACGGAGCGACGCCTCTTGGCACATCAGGATCGCGCCCGAGTGATGCGGAATCATCGACCGCGTGAACGCCCGGTCTCCGATCGTCGTCTGCGTCCGGATCAGCGCGTAGCTGCCGAGGAAGACCGCGATCGAGCCGATAATTAGTGCGCTGTTCGCCGCCCTGGAAGGAAACATATGGCGCATGGCGAGGATCATCGCGACTACCATCGGCGCGACCATCATCAGCGTCATATAGAACATATTCAGGTTGTTGTAGAAGCTGCCTAAACTGTCGATCATCACGAACATAACGAAATACATGATGATGCCGCTGACGACGGTCTGCACCGCCAAGCTCACATATGCGTTCTTCATCATCGCTACTCTCCCGTGTTGATGCCGCCCGCCCGCATAAGTGCGCCGCGCCGTGTCGCGCGTCGCCGGACAGCNNNNNNNNNNNNNNNNNNNNNNNNNNNNNNNNNNNNNNNNNNNNNNNNNNNNNNNNNNNNNNNNNNNNNNNNNNNNNNNNNNNNNNNNNNNNNNNNNNNNNNNNNNNNNNNNNNNNNNNNNNNNNNNNNNNNNNNNNNNNNNNNNNNNNNNNNNNNNNNNNNNNNNNNCTGCAGTTCTAGGATACCAAACGGCCCGCGCACGCTTTCTGGACGGTCAACAGCTTGGCGTAGAAGAAGGTGCGTACCCGCGCGGTGTGCCGTTCGGTGAGAGTCGCAAACAGACCACAGGCAAAAACTGCAAGTGCGAGCGTAGCGCCAACAAGTGCGATGTTGCCCGCCGTTGGTGGTAAGCGCTCAGAGCCCACTAACAACGCTGCGGCGAATGCCATGATTGGAAAGTGCATGGCATAGAGTGAAAAGCTGGCTTTTGCTCCATAACCGGCGAACGGTCGCAACCAGCGCGGCGTTGGCGGATTCGCTCGTAGCAATATATATAGAAAAAGTGCGAATGCGCCCGCCAGTGCCAGTTCAAGGCCCTCCAGTCCGACAACCCGCACAACGATAAGTATTGCCGGTAATATGCTGCTCGCAATGATCAGCCAGGTGCGGCCAATCGGTGATCGGGGAAAATCGGTCAGATGCGTTTTGGTCATACCATGAAGCGCAGCACCACAAAGCCAACAAGCAAAGCCGATCAGCATGAATGGCGTAATCCAGGCCAGACCGATAAAAATTAAGAAGATTGACGGGCGACGTTGCCTCCAACTGACGACAATGGCCGGAAACCAGATGTAAAACCAGAATTCATAAGCGAGGCTCCAAAGTGGTCCGTTAGTGCCGAACGGCGCAACCACGATGCCCTGCAAGAAGAGAATGTTGCCTAGCAGCACATGCCACTCGAGCGCGCCGACGACATCCTTGCGCAGCACGTAAGTCTCGGTCGTGCCGAGATGGGTCGATGACTCGAGGGCGTAGAGGCCCACCGCGTCGAGCGCTCCACCGATCACCAATGCCGGCACTAGCACGACCAGCAATCGCGCAAGGCGGTCGATCAGGTAGCTTGACCAATGCCAATCCCCGATCCGTCTGTCGATACTGCGCGCGATCCAGAAGCCGCTGAGCACGAAGAAAAGAATGACGCTTGCATGCGCATAACCAGCCAAAAAATAGCCGGCCGAAGCCGCGACCGAGGCTTGCCCGCAATAATCTTCGATGAGGAGATACCAAGCATGTGCGAACGCGACTACGACTGCCAGGACACAGCGCAT
This genomic interval carries:
- a CDS encoding acyltransferase, which produces MGDTTDARRGDGFSTKSGQDMERGDQKSGQGAFAVMDAMRCVLAVVVAFAHAWYLLIEDYCGQASVAASAGYFLAGYAHASVILFFVLSGFWIARSIDRRIGDWHWSSYLIDRLARLLVVLVPALVIGGALDAVGLYALESSTHLGTTETYVLRKDVVGALEWHVLLGNILFLQGIVVAPFGTNGPLWSLAYEFWFYIWFPAIVVSWRQRRPSIFLIFIGLAWITPFMLIGFACWLCGAALHGMTKTHLTDFPRSPIGRTWLIIASSILPAILIVVRVVGLEGLELALAGAFALFLYILLRANPPTPRWLRPFAGYGAKASFSLYAMHFPIMAFAAALLVGSERLPPTAGNIALVGATLALAVFACGLFATLTERHTARVRTFFYAKLLTVQKACAGRLVS
- a CDS encoding DUF305 domain-containing protein, translating into MMKNAYVSLAVQTVVSGIIMYFVMFVMIDSLGSFYNNLNMFYMTLMMVAPMVVAMILAMRHMFPSRAANSALIIGSIAVFLGSYALIRTQTTIGDRAFTRSMIPHHSGAILMCQEASLRDPELKALCGEIIKGQRREIDQMKAILPRL